Proteins encoded in a region of the Streptomyces violaceoruber genome:
- a CDS encoding NCS2 family permease codes for MSTSASAKVPPSPESPEDRRPPQNGLDRYFKISERGSTLPREIRGGFATFFAMAYIIVLNPIILGSAKDMYGHQLDNGQLVTATALTAAFTTLLMGVIGNVPIALAAGLGVNSVVALQLAPRMSWPDAMGMVVLAGFVVMLLVATGLRERVMNAVPYSLRKAIAIGIGLFIMIIGLVDSGFITRMPDAAQTTVPIQLGTGGHLTGWPVLVFVLGVLLTLALIVRKTPGAILISIVVMTGVALIINAVADIPSWGLTTPEWPGNPVATPDFGLVGEVSLFGGFEKVGVLTGVLFVFTVLLSCFFDAMGTIMGISDEAKLTDGEGQMPGINKVLFVDGVAVAVGGASSASATTCFVESTAGVGEGARTGFANIVTGTLFALALFLTPVATMVPSQAATPALIAVGFLILAGSIKEIDWSDFTVAIPAFVTMLMMPFTYSITNGIGMGFITFSVLRLAAGRGREVPVAMHVVSAVFAFYYLMPALGLT; via the coding sequence ATGTCCACCTCGGCCTCCGCCAAGGTCCCCCCGTCCCCCGAGTCGCCGGAAGACCGGCGGCCCCCGCAGAACGGCCTCGACCGCTACTTCAAGATCTCCGAGCGCGGCAGCACCCTGCCCCGTGAGATCCGCGGCGGCTTCGCCACCTTCTTCGCGATGGCCTACATCATCGTGCTGAACCCGATCATCCTGGGCAGCGCGAAGGACATGTACGGCCACCAGCTCGACAACGGCCAGCTGGTCACCGCGACCGCGCTGACGGCGGCGTTCACCACGCTCCTGATGGGCGTCATCGGCAACGTGCCGATCGCGCTCGCCGCCGGTCTCGGCGTGAACTCCGTCGTCGCGCTCCAGCTCGCCCCGCGGATGTCCTGGCCGGACGCCATGGGCATGGTGGTGCTGGCCGGTTTCGTCGTCATGCTGCTGGTCGCCACCGGGCTGCGCGAGCGCGTGATGAACGCCGTGCCCTACAGCCTGCGCAAGGCCATCGCCATCGGCATCGGCCTGTTCATCATGATCATCGGGCTCGTCGACTCCGGCTTCATCACCCGGATGCCGGACGCCGCCCAGACCACGGTCCCGATCCAGCTCGGCACCGGCGGGCACCTCACCGGCTGGCCGGTCCTGGTCTTCGTCCTCGGCGTGCTGCTGACCCTGGCGCTGATCGTCCGCAAGACCCCGGGCGCCATCCTCATCTCGATCGTGGTGATGACCGGCGTCGCGTTGATCATCAACGCCGTCGCCGACATCCCGTCCTGGGGCCTGACCACGCCCGAGTGGCCCGGCAACCCCGTCGCCACACCCGACTTCGGGCTGGTCGGCGAGGTCAGCCTGTTCGGCGGGTTCGAGAAGGTCGGCGTCCTGACCGGCGTGCTGTTCGTCTTCACCGTGCTGCTGTCGTGCTTCTTCGACGCGATGGGCACGATCATGGGCATCAGCGACGAGGCGAAGCTGACCGACGGCGAGGGCCAGATGCCGGGCATCAACAAGGTCCTGTTCGTCGACGGCGTCGCGGTCGCCGTGGGCGGTGCCAGCTCCGCCTCCGCCACCACCTGCTTCGTGGAGTCCACGGCGGGCGTCGGCGAGGGCGCGCGCACCGGCTTCGCCAACATCGTCACCGGCACGCTGTTCGCCCTGGCGCTGTTCCTCACGCCGGTCGCCACCATGGTCCCGTCGCAGGCGGCGACCCCTGCGCTGATCGCGGTGGGCTTCCTGATCCTGGCCGGTTCGATCAAGGAGATCGACTGGTCGGACTTCACGGTGGCGATCCCGGCCTTCGTGACCATGCTGATGATGCCGTTCACCTACTCGATCACCAACGGCATCGGGATGGGCTTCATCACCTTCTCGGTGCTGCGCCTGGCGGCCGGCCGGGGCCGCGAGGTGCCGGTGGCGATGCACGTGGTGTCGGCGGTCTTCGCCTTCTACTACCTGATGCCGGCCCTGGGCCTGACCTGA
- a CDS encoding DUF2530 domain-containing protein, with the protein MTKWTPTHEAPEPLEGPVVPTIVGGTILWFVLFLVQLPFYGWFDDHGHTWWVWTCLAGAGLGLIGIWYVRGRDAAIRRDTAAGAED; encoded by the coding sequence ATGACGAAGTGGACACCCACGCACGAGGCGCCGGAGCCCCTGGAGGGCCCCGTGGTTCCGACCATCGTCGGCGGCACCATCCTCTGGTTCGTCCTCTTCCTGGTGCAGCTGCCCTTCTACGGCTGGTTCGACGACCACGGGCACACCTGGTGGGTGTGGACCTGCCTGGCCGGCGCGGGCCTCGGCCTGATCGGCATCTGGTACGTCCGGGGGCGCGACGCCGCGATCAGGCGGGACACGGCCGCCGGCGCCGAGGACTAG
- a CDS encoding sacsin N-terminal ATP-binding-like domain-containing protein: MSMFVRPAAEGADPFGTARLRRGVLDAWATSPARFREDANAEEDLVLGGYRDRLVVELAQNAADAAARAGVPGRLRLTLRDGVLVAANTGAPLDATGVESLSTLRASAKRDAVDGSVGRFGVGFAAVLAVTDEPAVVGRHGGVRWSLAEARDLAADTARHSPGLGDEIRRRDGHVPLLRLPFPAEGTAPGPYDTAVILPLRDTAAADLAERLLHGVDDALLLALPGLAEVVIEAGDEVRTLSRRAEDALTVVEDSRQGVTRWRTAAAHGPLTPALLADRPVEERLRPHWSVTWAVPVDADGAPGRPRTSPVVHAPTPSDEPLGVPALLIASFPLDSTRRHTAPGPLTDFLTERAADAYAGLLADWRPVTAGLVDLVPGALGRGELDGALRQAILDRLPRTSFLPPALPSGGEDAEDDLPESLRPRDAEVVEGAGADTVRVLAEVLPTLLPAGLERRAELRTLGVARVPLTDAVDRLAGLEKAPGWWRSLYDSLAGVDPDRLSGLPVPLADGRTTIGPRQVLLPSPDAASLDPDVLTRLGLKVAHPDAAHPLLEKLGALPATPRAVLTTPQVRAAVAASLDDEGGVNWEEDALDAEELADTVLGLVRDAGLDPGDEPWLGALALPDEDGELSPAGELVFPGGPFARVMREDELAAVDAELAEKWGPDPLAACGVLVTFALVRATDVVLDPDELEPREGDFAEPDDAGLLDAVDVWSEDVLDRFPDTPVPPVATEIVAVRDLDLVDDDHWPEALALLSRPPLRDALVQPVRVLLPDGTHEVVRPYTAWWLRGHPVLGGRRPAGLRAAGGDPLLRGLYDEADATGFEDEQVLRALGVRTSVAALLDEPGGAAELLDRLADPDRPVTAAQLHALYGALAELDPERVTLPDEVRAVVDGEVRVVDAADAVVVDSPDLLPFTSGMPLLPVRPARAAELAELFQVRRLSESVTGRVDSEGTEHDVPEPVRVLLGARTPASYVEHGELLVDGVEIDWRLTEDGTLHAATLEGVAAGLAWSAGQWPRRFEVAALLEDESRTDELARDRWFD, translated from the coding sequence GTGAGCATGTTCGTACGGCCTGCCGCCGAAGGTGCCGATCCGTTCGGTACGGCACGGCTGCGGCGCGGGGTGCTGGACGCCTGGGCGACGAGCCCCGCCCGGTTCCGTGAGGACGCCAACGCGGAGGAGGACCTCGTCCTCGGCGGCTACCGCGACCGACTGGTCGTCGAACTCGCGCAGAACGCCGCCGACGCCGCCGCACGGGCCGGCGTGCCCGGCCGGCTCCGGCTCACCCTGCGCGACGGCGTCCTGGTCGCCGCCAACACCGGCGCCCCGCTCGACGCGACCGGCGTCGAGTCGCTGTCCACCCTGCGCGCCTCCGCCAAGCGGGACGCGGTGGACGGCTCGGTCGGCCGGTTCGGGGTCGGCTTCGCCGCCGTCCTGGCCGTGACCGACGAGCCCGCCGTGGTCGGCCGGCACGGCGGGGTGCGCTGGTCCCTGGCCGAGGCCCGCGACCTGGCCGCCGACACCGCCCGGCACAGCCCCGGCCTGGGTGACGAAATCCGGCGGCGCGACGGGCACGTACCACTGCTGCGGCTGCCGTTCCCCGCCGAGGGCACCGCCCCCGGCCCCTACGACACGGCGGTCATCCTCCCGCTGCGCGACACGGCCGCCGCCGACCTCGCCGAACGCCTCCTGCACGGCGTGGACGACGCCCTGCTGCTCGCCCTGCCGGGCCTGGCGGAGGTCGTGATCGAGGCGGGCGACGAGGTACGCACCCTCTCCCGCCGCGCCGAGGACGCCCTGACCGTCGTGGAGGACTCCCGGCAGGGCGTCACCCGCTGGCGCACCGCCGCCGCGCACGGCCCCCTCACCCCCGCCCTCCTCGCCGACCGGCCGGTGGAGGAACGGCTGCGCCCGCACTGGTCCGTGACCTGGGCGGTGCCCGTCGACGCCGACGGCGCTCCCGGCCGCCCCCGCACCAGCCCCGTCGTGCACGCCCCGACCCCCAGCGACGAGCCCCTCGGCGTGCCCGCCCTGCTCATCGCGTCCTTCCCGCTGGACTCCACCCGCCGGCACACCGCGCCGGGACCGCTGACCGACTTCCTGACCGAACGGGCCGCCGACGCCTACGCCGGGCTGCTCGCCGACTGGCGGCCGGTCACCGCCGGCCTCGTCGACCTGGTGCCGGGCGCGCTGGGCCGGGGCGAACTGGACGGCGCGCTGCGCCAGGCGATCCTCGACCGGCTGCCGCGCACGTCGTTCCTGCCGCCCGCCCTCCCCTCCGGGGGCGAGGACGCGGAGGACGACCTTCCGGAGTCCCTGCGGCCGCGCGACGCCGAGGTGGTGGAGGGCGCGGGCGCCGACACCGTGCGGGTGCTGGCCGAGGTGCTGCCGACCCTGCTGCCCGCCGGTCTGGAACGCCGCGCCGAACTGCGCACCCTGGGCGTGGCCCGGGTGCCGCTGACGGACGCCGTCGACCGGCTGGCGGGCCTGGAGAAGGCGCCGGGCTGGTGGCGCAGCCTCTACGACAGCCTCGCCGGGGTCGACCCGGACCGGCTGTCCGGGCTGCCCGTGCCCCTTGCGGACGGGCGGACGACCATCGGGCCCCGGCAGGTGCTGCTGCCCTCCCCGGACGCCGCCTCCCTCGACCCGGACGTCCTCACCCGCCTCGGTCTCAAGGTCGCCCACCCCGACGCCGCGCACCCGCTCCTGGAGAAGCTCGGCGCCCTCCCGGCCACCCCGCGCGCCGTGCTCACCACCCCGCAGGTGAGGGCCGCCGTCGCCGCCTCCCTGGACGACGAGGGCGGCGTCAACTGGGAGGAGGACGCCCTCGACGCCGAGGAGCTGGCCGACACCGTCCTCGGCCTGGTCCGCGACGCCGGACTCGACCCGGGCGACGAGCCCTGGCTGGGCGCCCTCGCCCTGCCCGACGAGGACGGCGAGCTCTCCCCGGCGGGCGAACTCGTCTTCCCCGGCGGCCCGTTCGCCCGGGTCATGCGGGAGGACGAACTGGCCGCCGTGGACGCGGAACTCGCCGAGAAGTGGGGGCCGGACCCGCTGGCCGCCTGCGGCGTGCTCGTCACCTTCGCCCTCGTTCGCGCCACCGACGTCGTCCTGGACCCCGACGAACTGGAGCCCCGAGAAGGGGACTTCGCCGAGCCCGACGACGCGGGACTGCTCGACGCCGTGGACGTGTGGAGCGAGGACGTCCTCGACCGCTTCCCGGACACCCCCGTCCCGCCGGTCGCCACCGAGATCGTCGCCGTGCGCGACCTCGACCTCGTGGACGACGACCACTGGCCCGAGGCCCTCGCCCTGCTGTCCCGGCCGCCGCTGCGCGACGCGCTGGTCCAGCCCGTGCGCGTCCTGCTGCCCGACGGCACCCACGAGGTCGTACGGCCCTACACCGCGTGGTGGCTGCGCGGGCACCCGGTGCTCGGCGGACGCCGCCCGGCCGGCCTGCGCGCGGCGGGCGGCGACCCGCTGCTGCGGGGCCTGTACGACGAGGCCGACGCGACCGGCTTCGAGGACGAGCAGGTACTGCGGGCCCTCGGCGTCCGCACCTCGGTCGCCGCCCTCCTCGACGAGCCCGGCGGCGCGGCCGAACTCCTGGACCGCCTCGCCGACCCGGACCGCCCGGTCACGGCCGCCCAACTGCACGCCCTCTACGGCGCGCTGGCCGAGCTGGACCCCGAGCGGGTCACCCTGCCGGACGAGGTGCGGGCCGTGGTCGACGGCGAGGTGCGCGTGGTGGACGCCGCCGACGCCGTCGTGGTCGACTCGCCCGACCTGCTGCCCTTCACCTCCGGCATGCCGCTGCTGCCGGTCCGGCCGGCCCGCGCCGCCGAACTGGCCGAGCTGTTCCAGGTGCGGCGGCTGAGCGAGTCCGTCACCGGCCGCGTCGACTCCGAGGGCACCGAGCACGACGTACCGGAGCCGGTGCGGGTGCTGCTCGGGGCGCGGACCCCGGCGTCGTACGTGGAGCACGGGGAACTGCTCGTCGACGGCGTGGAGATCGACTGGCGCCTCACCGAGGACGGCACGCTCCACGCGGCGACGCTGGAGGGCGTGGCCGCCGGCCTCGCCTGGTCGGCGGGCCAGTGGCCCCGCCGCTTCGAGGTGGCAGCACTGCTGGAGGACGAGTCGAGGACGGACGAGCTGGCAAGGGACCGCTGGTTCGACTGA
- a CDS encoding DUF3027 domain-containing protein — translation MSAATTRSRTPDRLCAEAVDLARAAAEEAAAPGVVGEHEGLVSEGDRVVTHYFACKELGYRGWRWAVTVARASRAKIVTVDEAVLLPGPDALLAPEWVPWSERLRPGDMGPGDLLPTDAEDLRLEPGWTGEDEPPPNSAVSHEMADLVEAEDAEVTAGPPAELSAVPARGTISAVAEELGLRRTRVLSRYGLHVAADRWEEGYGPKTAMAQAAPASCVSCGFLARIGGSLGQAFGVCANEFSPADGHVVSLAYGCGGHSEAAVMPKPPRVAPPVIDETRVDPFPLRPAADSGSVPVTEDQAVAELGHS, via the coding sequence GTGAGCGCAGCGACAACGCGAAGCCGCACCCCTGACCGCCTGTGCGCCGAGGCCGTCGACCTCGCCCGGGCCGCCGCCGAGGAGGCCGCCGCACCAGGCGTCGTCGGCGAGCACGAGGGCCTGGTGTCCGAGGGCGACCGGGTCGTCACCCACTACTTCGCCTGCAAGGAGCTGGGCTACCGGGGCTGGCGCTGGGCCGTGACGGTGGCCCGCGCCTCCCGCGCCAAGATCGTCACGGTGGACGAGGCGGTGCTGCTGCCCGGCCCCGACGCGCTCCTCGCCCCCGAGTGGGTGCCGTGGAGCGAGCGGCTGCGCCCCGGCGACATGGGCCCCGGCGACCTGCTGCCCACCGACGCGGAGGACCTGCGCCTGGAGCCCGGCTGGACCGGCGAGGACGAGCCGCCGCCGAACTCCGCCGTCTCGCACGAGATGGCCGACCTGGTCGAGGCCGAGGACGCCGAGGTGACCGCCGGGCCGCCCGCCGAGCTGTCGGCCGTCCCGGCCCGCGGCACGATCTCGGCGGTCGCCGAGGAGCTGGGCCTGCGCCGCACCCGGGTGCTGTCCCGGTACGGGCTGCACGTCGCCGCCGACCGCTGGGAGGAGGGCTACGGCCCCAAGACCGCGATGGCCCAGGCGGCTCCCGCCTCCTGCGTCAGCTGCGGCTTCCTCGCCCGCATCGGCGGCTCGCTCGGGCAGGCCTTCGGCGTGTGCGCCAACGAGTTCTCCCCGGCCGACGGGCACGTCGTGTCGCTGGCCTACGGGTGCGGCGGGCACTCCGAGGCCGCGGTGATGCCGAAGCCGCCGCGGGTGGCTCCGCCGGTGATCGACGAGACGCGGGTGGACCCCTTCCCGCTGCGGCCGGCCGCGGACTCGGGGTCGGTCCCGGTGACCGAGGACCAGGCGGTGGCGGAGCTGGGGCACTCGTAG
- a CDS encoding MFS transporter yields the protein MSTGSGAASAPAPDGPDTPTTPDGPTGPAAPRRTSMFASLKVRNYRLFFMGQVVSNIGTWMQRIAQDWLVLSLTGSSAAVGITTALQFLPMLLFGLYGGVLVDRLPKRPTLLVTQTAMALTALALAALTLSGHVQVWHVYVAAFAMGLATVMDNPARQTFVSELVGRDQLQNAVSMNSANFQSARLVGPAVAGLMITGVGTGWAFLANGLSFVAPLTCLLLMRARELHAGRPTPRGKGQLREGLRYVAGRPELIWTITLVGFIGTFGFNFPVFLSAFADDVFDAGAGAYSLFNTLMAVGSLAGALLAARRGTARLRVLIAAALGFGALEIVASTAPELWLFALLMVPIGVFSMTVNVTANTSIQMSTDPAMRGRVMALYMMVFLGGSPVGAPIVGWVTDTYGARVGFAAGGAVAATAALVIGLVLARVGNLRLSVGWHRGHPQVRFVPRERQEALAPAA from the coding sequence TTGAGTACGGGATCCGGAGCAGCTTCCGCCCCCGCACCTGACGGCCCCGACACCCCGACCACCCCCGACGGTCCGACGGGCCCCGCCGCCCCTCGCAGAACGTCGATGTTCGCCTCCCTGAAGGTCAGGAACTACCGCCTGTTCTTCATGGGCCAGGTCGTCTCCAACATCGGCACCTGGATGCAGCGCATCGCCCAGGACTGGCTGGTGCTCAGCCTCACCGGCTCCTCGGCCGCCGTCGGCATCACCACCGCCCTGCAGTTCCTGCCGATGCTGCTCTTCGGCCTCTACGGCGGCGTCCTCGTCGACCGCCTGCCCAAGCGGCCCACGCTGCTCGTCACCCAGACCGCGATGGCCCTGACCGCGCTCGCCCTCGCCGCCCTCACCCTGAGCGGACACGTCCAGGTCTGGCACGTCTACGTCGCCGCCTTCGCGATGGGCCTGGCCACCGTCATGGACAACCCGGCCCGCCAGACCTTCGTCTCCGAGCTGGTCGGCCGCGACCAGCTGCAGAACGCCGTCAGCATGAACTCGGCCAACTTCCAGTCGGCCCGCCTGGTCGGCCCGGCCGTCGCCGGTCTGATGATCACCGGCGTGGGCACCGGCTGGGCGTTCCTCGCCAACGGCCTGTCCTTCGTCGCGCCGCTCACCTGCCTGCTGCTGATGCGCGCCCGCGAACTGCACGCCGGCCGGCCCACCCCGCGCGGCAAGGGCCAGCTCCGCGAGGGCCTGCGCTACGTCGCCGGCCGCCCCGAGCTGATCTGGACGATCACCCTGGTCGGGTTCATCGGCACCTTCGGCTTCAACTTCCCGGTCTTCCTGTCCGCCTTCGCCGACGACGTCTTCGACGCGGGCGCCGGGGCGTACAGCCTCTTCAACACCCTCATGGCCGTCGGCTCGCTGGCCGGCGCCCTGCTCGCCGCCCGGCGCGGCACCGCCCGGCTGCGTGTCCTGATCGCGGCGGCCCTCGGCTTCGGCGCCCTGGAGATCGTGGCCTCGACGGCGCCCGAGCTGTGGCTCTTCGCGCTGCTCATGGTCCCCATCGGCGTCTTCAGCATGACGGTGAACGTCACCGCCAACACCAGCATCCAGATGTCGACCGACCCGGCCATGCGGGGCCGCGTGATGGCCCTGTACATGATGGTCTTCCTCGGCGGCTCCCCGGTCGGCGCCCCGATCGTCGGCTGGGTCACCGACACCTACGGCGCCCGGGTCGGCTTCGCCGCGGGCGGTGCGGTGGCCGCCACC
- a CDS encoding HAD-IC family P-type ATPase produces the protein MTHLDADRLDPEHPAHAVDAPSPATGLTAAGVAERIGRGQVNDVPVRSSRSLADIVRANVFTRFNAIIGVLWVIMLFVAPIQDSLFGFVILANTGIGIIQEWRAKKTLDSLALIGEVRPTVRRDGKPVGISTSEIVLDDVIEIGPGDKAVVDGVCVEADGLEIDESLLTGEADPVVKQPGDQVMSGSFVVAGGGAFRATKVGREAYAAQLAEEASRFTLVQSELRSGISTILKYVTWMMVPTAIGLILSQLLAKDNDLDDSIARTVGGIVPMVPEGLVLLTSVAFAIGVVRLGRKQCLVQELPAIEGLARVDTVCLDKTGTLTEGGMDVTDLRVLDGADEAYVRAVLGALGASDPRPNASLQAIIDTYPDDGSAGAWRNTRSLPFSSARKYSGATFDEGDGAAGTWLLGAPDVLLPEDDPALAETGRLNEQGLRVLLLARAARDLDDPEVAEGVEPTALVVLEQRLRPDAADTLRYFADQDVRAKVISGDNAVSVGAVAAKLGLSGATVDARRLPAEREEMAGALDEGTVFGRVTPQQKRDMVAALQSRGHTVAMTGDGVNDVLALKDADIGVAMGSGSEATRAVAQIVLLNNSFATLPSVVAEGRRVIGNITRVATLFLVKTVYSVLLAILVVCSQVEYPFLPRHLTLLSTLTIGVPAFFLALAPNRERARPHFVRRVMRYAIPGGVVAGAATFVTYLVARQHYTGPGALDAETSAATLTLFLISMWVLAIIARPYTWWRVLLVAAMGLGFVVVLAVPWLQDFFALKLVGVTMPWTAVGIAVAGAAVLELTWRWVDRRFPV, from the coding sequence ATGACGCATCTCGACGCGGACAGACTCGACCCGGAGCATCCCGCGCACGCCGTTGACGCCCCTTCGCCCGCGACCGGGCTCACGGCGGCCGGGGTCGCCGAACGGATCGGCCGCGGCCAGGTCAACGACGTGCCGGTGCGCAGCAGCCGTTCCCTGGCCGACATCGTCCGCGCCAACGTCTTCACCCGGTTCAACGCGATCATCGGCGTGCTCTGGGTGATCATGCTGTTCGTCGCGCCGATCCAGGACAGCCTGTTCGGCTTCGTGATCCTCGCCAACACCGGCATCGGCATCATCCAGGAGTGGCGGGCGAAGAAGACCCTCGACTCCCTGGCCCTGATCGGCGAGGTCCGCCCGACGGTGCGCCGGGACGGGAAGCCCGTCGGGATCAGCACGTCCGAGATCGTGCTGGACGACGTCATCGAGATCGGTCCCGGCGACAAGGCCGTGGTCGACGGGGTGTGCGTCGAGGCCGACGGGCTGGAGATCGACGAGTCCCTGCTGACCGGCGAGGCCGACCCGGTGGTCAAACAGCCGGGCGACCAGGTCATGTCGGGCAGCTTCGTGGTCGCGGGCGGCGGCGCCTTCCGGGCCACCAAGGTCGGCCGCGAGGCGTACGCGGCGCAGCTCGCCGAGGAGGCCTCCCGCTTCACGCTGGTCCAGTCCGAGCTGCGCTCCGGCATCTCCACGATCCTCAAGTACGTCACCTGGATGATGGTCCCGACCGCGATCGGCCTGATCCTCAGCCAGCTGCTCGCCAAGGACAACGACCTGGACGACTCGATCGCCCGCACGGTCGGCGGCATCGTGCCCATGGTCCCCGAGGGCCTGGTCCTGCTCACCTCCGTCGCCTTCGCGATCGGCGTCGTCCGGCTCGGCCGCAAGCAGTGCCTCGTCCAGGAGCTGCCCGCCATCGAGGGCCTGGCCCGCGTCGACACCGTCTGCCTGGACAAGACCGGCACCCTCACCGAGGGCGGCATGGACGTCACCGACCTGCGCGTCCTCGACGGCGCCGACGAGGCGTACGTCCGCGCCGTGCTCGGCGCCCTCGGCGCGTCCGACCCGCGCCCCAACGCCTCCCTCCAGGCGATCATCGACACCTACCCGGACGACGGGTCCGCCGGGGCGTGGCGGAACACGCGGTCGCTGCCCTTCTCCTCCGCCCGCAAGTACAGCGGCGCCACCTTCGACGAGGGCGACGGCGCCGCCGGGACGTGGCTGCTGGGCGCCCCGGACGTGCTGCTGCCCGAGGACGACCCGGCGCTCGCCGAGACCGGCCGGCTCAACGAACAGGGCCTGCGCGTACTGCTGCTCGCCCGCGCCGCCCGCGACCTGGACGACCCCGAGGTCGCCGAGGGCGTCGAGCCCACCGCCCTGGTGGTGCTGGAGCAGCGGCTGCGCCCGGACGCCGCCGACACCCTGCGCTACTTCGCCGACCAGGACGTGCGCGCCAAGGTCATCTCCGGCGACAACGCGGTGTCGGTCGGCGCGGTGGCCGCCAAGCTCGGGCTGTCCGGCGCCACCGTCGACGCGCGCCGGCTGCCCGCCGAGCGGGAGGAGATGGCGGGTGCCCTGGACGAGGGCACGGTGTTCGGCCGGGTCACCCCGCAGCAGAAGCGGGACATGGTGGCCGCCCTCCAGTCACGCGGCCACACCGTCGCGATGACCGGCGACGGCGTCAACGACGTCCTCGCGCTCAAGGACGCCGACATCGGCGTGGCGATGGGCTCCGGCTCGGAGGCGACCCGGGCGGTCGCGCAGATCGTGCTGCTCAACAACAGCTTCGCCACGCTGCCGTCGGTGGTGGCCGAGGGCCGCCGCGTCATCGGCAACATCACGCGCGTGGCGACGCTGTTCCTGGTCAAGACCGTGTACTCGGTGCTGCTCGCGATCCTGGTGGTCTGCTCGCAGGTGGAGTACCCGTTCCTGCCCCGCCACCTCACCCTGCTCTCGACGCTCACCATCGGCGTCCCGGCCTTCTTCCTGGCCCTCGCCCCGAACAGGGAACGGGCCAGGCCCCACTTCGTCCGGCGCGTGATGCGGTACGCGATCCCGGGCGGGGTGGTGGCGGGGGCGGCGACCTTCGTGACGTATCTCGTCGCCCGGCAGCACTACACCGGCCCCGGCGCGCTGGACGCCGAGACCAGCGCGGCGACGCTGACGCTGTTCCTGATCTCGATGTGGGTGCTGGCGATCATCGCCAGGCCGTACACGTGGTGGCGGGTGCTGCTGGTGGCGGCGATGGGGCTGGGCTTCGTGGTGGTGCTGGCGGTGCCGTGGCTGCAGGACTTCTTCGCGCTGAAGCTGGTGGGGGTGACGATGCCGTGGACTGCCGTCGGCATCGCGGTGGCAGGGGCAGCCGTTCTGGAGCTCACCTGGAGGTGGGTGGACCGGCGGTTTCCCGTATGA
- a CDS encoding MarR family winged helix-turn-helix transcriptional regulator — protein MPDLKHGDDAAAVNSLRSAVMRLSRRLKHQRVDESLSPTEMSVLGTLSNCGSATPGELARKEHVQPPSMTRIVALLEAKGLVRLEPHPEDRRQKVVTQTEQAVVMLEESRRKRNAFLATLVEGLDEDEWAKLRAAAPVLEKLAHK, from the coding sequence ATGCCGGACCTCAAGCATGGCGACGACGCCGCCGCCGTGAACTCCCTGCGCTCCGCCGTGATGCGGTTGTCCCGTCGGCTCAAGCACCAGCGGGTCGACGAGTCGCTCAGCCCCACCGAGATGTCGGTGCTGGGCACCCTGTCGAACTGCGGCAGCGCGACCCCGGGCGAGCTGGCCCGCAAGGAACACGTCCAGCCGCCCTCGATGACCCGCATCGTGGCGCTGCTCGAGGCCAAGGGCCTGGTCAGGCTGGAGCCGCACCCCGAGGACCGGCGCCAGAAGGTCGTGACGCAGACCGAGCAGGCCGTGGTGATGCTCGAGGAGAGCCGCCGCAAGCGGAACGCGTTCCTGGCCACGCTGGTCGAGGGCCTCGACGAGGACGAGTGGGCGAAACTGCGCGCCGCCGCCCCCGTGCTGGAGAAGCTCGCACACAAGTAA